A DNA window from Maribellus comscasis contains the following coding sequences:
- a CDS encoding metallophosphoesterase → MRSFQLLYILLFTGLYILACLGAYLDLRKLLRNKRFKIGYWLYVIMFIFFFVFLYIYPNQPREADNYLTYFYFNAFLFIDLTLKIVLSLFYVLGKVFRSKRVIPFAGLIISISLGITMLWGLSAGKNKIKTTNEKLYFSALPEGFENFKVVHISDIHLGSLKKSNKLLTEVQQKIRDINPDLILFTGDLVNNFSYETEGWNGIFDELNSRGTSFSVLGNHDYGDYTNWKTESLKQDNFDEIVFSNSNLGFQLLRNENKVIYRGTDSIFVVGVENWGHPPFPQYANLERAGKGIPEDAFKILMTHDPAHWETVVKKNGNYQLTLSGHTHGLQWGMKLGGIPFSLAYLTRKNWGGLYQDGNNFLYVNTGLGTVGIPWRIDMPAEITVFTLKRAKID, encoded by the coding sequence ATGCGATCGTTTCAACTGCTATACATACTCCTTTTTACAGGATTATACATCCTCGCATGTTTGGGAGCTTATTTAGATCTCAGAAAACTTCTTCGAAACAAAAGATTTAAAATTGGCTATTGGCTGTATGTTATTATGTTTATTTTCTTTTTTGTCTTTTTATATATTTATCCCAACCAGCCAAGAGAAGCAGATAACTATCTTACTTATTTTTACTTTAATGCTTTTCTGTTTATCGACCTAACATTGAAGATTGTTTTAAGTTTATTTTATGTGTTAGGGAAAGTCTTCAGAAGTAAAAGAGTCATTCCCTTTGCAGGCCTTATCATTTCAATTAGCCTGGGGATAACAATGCTTTGGGGTTTGTCAGCAGGAAAGAATAAGATTAAAACTACAAATGAAAAGCTTTATTTTTCTGCGCTTCCTGAAGGGTTTGAAAATTTCAAAGTTGTCCATATATCAGATATACATTTGGGAAGTCTAAAAAAATCGAACAAGCTACTAACAGAAGTCCAACAAAAAATCAGAGACATTAACCCGGATTTAATTTTATTTACTGGTGATTTAGTCAATAACTTTTCATATGAAACAGAGGGGTGGAATGGCATTTTTGATGAGTTAAACTCCAGGGGAACAAGTTTTTCTGTTCTTGGGAATCATGATTATGGTGATTATACGAACTGGAAAACCGAATCGCTAAAGCAAGATAATTTTGACGAAATCGTGTTCTCAAATTCAAATCTTGGATTTCAGCTACTGCGAAATGAAAACAAAGTTATTTATCGGGGTACCGACTCCATTTTTGTGGTAGGTGTTGAAAATTGGGGACATCCGCCTTTTCCGCAATATGCTAATCTGGAACGGGCTGGAAAAGGAATTCCAGAAGATGCTTTTAAAATTTTAATGACACATGATCCGGCTCACTGGGAAACTGTTGTAAAAAAAAATGGAAACTACCAGTTAACTCTTTCAGGACATACACATGGGTTACAGTGGGGAATGAAATTGGGCGGAATTCCTTTTAGCCTTGCTTACTTAACCCGAAAGAACTGGGGTGGTTTATATCAGGATGGAAACAATTTCCTTTATGTAAATACCGGACTTGGAACCGTGGGAATTCCCTGGAGAATTGACATGCCGGCAGAAATAACCGTATTTACACTAAAGAGAGCTAAAATTGACTGA
- a CDS encoding helix-turn-helix domain-containing protein, whose protein sequence is MKERIQKFIDYKGIAAGELASLLEVQRSNISHILNGRNKPGASLIEKMLVVFPELNARWLLTGEGNMIEKAQEQFVKNETGQKESPQKRSKSTESSNHLLNNKQIDKIVLLYNDGTFVTYNNK, encoded by the coding sequence ATGAAAGAGCGAATTCAAAAATTTATTGATTACAAAGGAATAGCAGCCGGTGAGTTGGCTTCACTTCTCGAAGTACAGCGTTCAAATATCTCTCATATCTTAAATGGCCGAAATAAACCAGGAGCTTCTTTGATTGAAAAAATGCTTGTTGTATTTCCCGAGTTGAACGCCAGGTGGTTATTGACAGGAGAAGGGAATATGATAGAAAAAGCACAAGAACAGTTCGTTAAAAATGAAACCGGTCAGAAAGAGAGTCCTCAAAAAAGAAGTAAAAGCACAGAGTCCTCAAATCATTTGTTAAATAACAAGCAAATAGACAAAATAGTACTGCTATATAACGACGGTACATTTGTTACATATAATAATAAATAG
- a CDS encoding dihydroorotate dehydrogenase electron transfer subunit, which yields MSKKFVEEFKVVENIALNSSNFLIKLLSKKALPQIAPGQFVNVEVKNSKEIFLRRPFSVFEVDYTQNTMSLIVKILGRGSKKLTEAEDGDTINIVYPLGKSFSYPEKEDKVLLIGGGSGVAPMLFLAKESGLVKENVDILLGARSKEDHIDVSDYAKYGNLHYTTEDGSLGEKGFVTHHSIFEQINNYNKIYACGPDAMMKAVAKIAKKEGVFCEVSLENLMACGFGVCLCCIEPTQKGNLCICTEGPVFNIKELKW from the coding sequence ATGAGTAAAAAGTTTGTTGAAGAGTTTAAAGTAGTTGAAAATATAGCATTAAATTCATCTAATTTTCTGATTAAATTGCTTTCAAAGAAAGCATTACCGCAGATAGCACCCGGACAATTTGTAAACGTAGAGGTGAAAAACTCAAAGGAAATTTTTCTTCGTCGGCCTTTTTCTGTTTTTGAAGTAGACTACACCCAAAATACCATGTCTTTGATAGTTAAAATATTAGGCCGTGGTTCAAAAAAATTGACAGAGGCAGAAGATGGAGATACCATTAATATAGTATATCCCTTAGGAAAAAGTTTTTCTTATCCTGAAAAGGAAGATAAGGTGTTGTTAATAGGAGGAGGAAGTGGGGTGGCGCCCATGTTGTTTCTGGCAAAAGAATCAGGATTAGTTAAAGAAAACGTCGATATTTTACTTGGTGCCCGAAGTAAAGAGGATCATATTGATGTTTCAGACTATGCTAAATACGGAAATTTGCATTATACCACCGAGGACGGCTCCTTGGGAGAAAAAGGATTTGTTACACATCACTCCATATTTGAGCAAATTAACAATTACAACAAAATTTATGCCTGTGGCCCCGATGCAATGATGAAGGCTGTTGCCAAAATTGCAAAAAAGGAAGGTGTTTTTTGTGAAGTTTCACTTGAAAATCTGATGGCGTGCGGATTTGGTGTTTGCCTCTGTTGTATTGAGCCAACACAAAAAGGAAATCTTTGCATATGTACAGAAGGACCGGTATTTAATATAAAGGAATTGAAATGGTAA
- a CDS encoding dihydroorotate dehydrogenase, which yields MVNLKVKIDDLDLKNPVMTASGTSGFAEELTDFYDVGQLGGLLLKGTTLKNRDGNAYPRMAETASGMLNAVGLQNKGIDYFIENIYPRIKDYNTPLIVNVNGSTVEEYIAVTEKVNELDKIPAIELNISCPNVKEGGMSFGISCPSAEAVTREVRRVYDKTLIVKLSPNVTDITEIAKAVEGQGADSVSLVNTFLGMAIDSEKRIPLLSTVTGGLSGPAIKPIALRMVWQVYNAVKIPVIGMGGIMNAADAIEFMLAGATAVQVGTAIFKDPFIPVQIIKGIEEYLERHKILSVSELVGCLQM from the coding sequence ATGGTAAATTTAAAAGTAAAAATAGATGATCTGGATTTGAAAAATCCGGTAATGACAGCATCGGGAACATCGGGTTTTGCCGAAGAATTAACCGATTTTTACGATGTTGGTCAGTTGGGGGGATTACTATTAAAAGGAACTACTCTGAAAAACAGAGACGGGAACGCTTATCCAAGGATGGCTGAAACAGCTTCAGGAATGTTAAATGCAGTAGGCTTGCAAAATAAAGGGATTGATTATTTTATTGAAAACATATACCCAAGAATCAAGGACTATAATACGCCATTAATTGTAAATGTAAATGGCTCCACAGTTGAAGAATATATTGCGGTAACCGAAAAAGTAAACGAATTAGACAAAATTCCGGCAATAGAATTAAATATTTCATGTCCAAATGTGAAAGAAGGTGGGATGTCTTTTGGCATTAGTTGTCCGAGTGCGGAGGCAGTTACAAGGGAAGTACGACGGGTATATGATAAAACGCTTATTGTTAAACTTTCACCCAATGTAACCGATATCACCGAGATAGCCAAAGCAGTGGAAGGGCAGGGTGCCGACAGTGTTTCGCTTGTAAATACATTTTTGGGAATGGCCATTGATTCTGAAAAAAGAATTCCGCTTCTTTCAACTGTCACTGGTGGACTTTCCGGTCCTGCAATAAAGCCTATTGCTTTGAGAATGGTCTGGCAGGTATACAATGCTGTAAAAATTCCTGTTATCGGAATGGGAGGAATTATGAATGCGGCAGACGCAATTGAATTTATGCTGGCCGGTGCTACTGCTGTGCAGGTTGGTACAGCTATTTTTAAAGATCCATTTATTCCTGTTCAGATAATTAAAGGAATTGAAGAATACCTTGAGAGACATAAGATTCTATCAGTCAGTGAATTAGTTGGTTGTTTACAAATGTAA
- a CDS encoding dihydrolipoamide acetyltransferase family protein, whose translation MSKFNIIMPKLGESIQEGTITKWFVKEGDTVEEDDMLFEVATDKVDSEIPSPVDGIIEKILFPEDSLVPVGEVLAVVNLSGEISEDEDAGAAESKESEEGSEKEAALSTDEQKNVRELSNRFYSPLVRTIAKEENISLEELETIEGSGANGRVQKKDILDYLKNRGEAKVETAAQTEKKVSAAKAVETKEHAPMPVSIGANDQIIEMDRVRKMIADHMVMSKKVSPHVTSVVEADVTELVFWRNKYKDEFQKKYGEKITYMPVFTEAVAAALAEFPLVNSSVDGDKIIMKKDINIGIAVAKPDGNLIVPVIKNSEQKNLLGITKELNRLADAARSNKLSLEEIQGGTFTITNFGTFRNIIGTPIINQPQVAILATGSIEKKPAVMETPTGDAIVIRHKMFLSLSYDHRIIDGALGGAFLRKIADNLEQFDINRSI comes from the coding sequence ATGTCAAAATTTAATATTATAATGCCCAAACTGGGTGAAAGTATCCAGGAAGGCACGATAACGAAATGGTTTGTAAAAGAGGGAGATACTGTAGAAGAAGATGATATGCTGTTTGAGGTAGCTACAGACAAAGTTGACTCTGAGATTCCTTCGCCGGTTGACGGCATTATTGAAAAGATTTTGTTTCCGGAGGATAGTTTGGTTCCGGTGGGCGAAGTTTTAGCCGTTGTGAATTTAAGTGGAGAAATAAGTGAAGATGAAGACGCAGGTGCCGCCGAAAGTAAAGAATCAGAAGAAGGGTCGGAAAAAGAAGCCGCTTTAAGTACTGATGAACAGAAAAATGTAAGAGAACTTTCAAACCGTTTTTACTCTCCTTTGGTTCGTACGATTGCCAAAGAAGAAAATATTTCATTGGAAGAGCTTGAAACCATTGAAGGTTCAGGCGCAAATGGAAGAGTTCAGAAAAAAGACATTTTGGACTACCTTAAAAACAGAGGAGAAGCAAAAGTTGAAACAGCTGCGCAAACAGAAAAGAAAGTATCAGCAGCTAAGGCAGTCGAAACAAAAGAACATGCTCCAATGCCGGTTTCGATTGGTGCAAACGATCAGATTATAGAAATGGATCGTGTACGCAAAATGATTGCTGACCATATGGTAATGTCCAAGAAAGTCTCTCCGCATGTCACTTCTGTTGTTGAAGCTGATGTTACCGAGTTGGTTTTCTGGAGAAATAAGTACAAAGATGAATTCCAAAAAAAATATGGTGAGAAAATTACTTATATGCCGGTTTTTACTGAAGCAGTAGCTGCTGCTTTGGCTGAGTTTCCGTTGGTAAATTCGTCGGTTGATGGTGATAAAATTATCATGAAGAAGGATATTAATATTGGCATAGCAGTTGCAAAGCCCGATGGAAATTTGATTGTCCCGGTAATTAAAAACTCGGAACAAAAGAATTTGCTCGGGATAACAAAGGAATTAAATCGTTTGGCAGATGCAGCCAGGAGCAATAAACTTTCGTTGGAAGAAATACAGGGAGGTACATTTACCATTACGAATTTTGGAACATTTAGAAACATAATAGGAACACCAATTATAAATCAGCCTCAGGTTGCTATTCTTGCTACTGGAAGCATCGAAAAAAAGCCGGCTGTAATGGAAACTCCTACAGGCGATGCTATTGTGATTCGACATAAAATGTTCCTTTCGTTGTCGTACGACCATCGAATTATTGATGGGGCACTCGGAGGTGCATTCCTGAGAAAGATTGCTGATAATCTGGAGCAGTTTGACATTAATCGTTCAATTTAA
- a CDS encoding alpha-ketoacid dehydrogenase subunit alpha/beta, translated as MTDKDIPKIYSIKKTPKETLEKWFRLLSVGRAIDDKAPNYLKQAIGWSYHAPYAGHDGIQLAVGQVFEKNKDHLFLYYREMLTALSAGMTAEEIILNGISKATDPSSGGRHMSNHLAKPEWNIHSVSSSTGNHTLHAVGTARAIKYYGEKAVSISGQGESSVSEGYVYEAINGADKEELPVIFVIQDNGYGISVPKKDQTAQRKVANNFKGFKNLRIIHCNGKDVFDSMNAMEEAKKYAIEESKPVIVQANCVRMHSHSNSDDHLLYRSQSERNYVEEYDPLAKFKRLLIRYKRFTEEEIQTLEEDTKKTIKAAHKAAMSAPDPAPESVLDFVVPEPYVSQKYPDGLHNAEGEKKKMITALNETLKAEFRENPDTFIWGQDMANKDKGGIFNVSKGMQQEFGAERVFNAPIAEDFIVGTANGMSRYNEKIRVVVEGAEFADYFWPAMEQYVDTSHDYWRSNGKFSPNVTIRLASGGYIGGGMYHSQNLEGSLAAIPGVRIVYPSFADDAAGLLRTSIRSKGMTMFMEPKALYQAPQAATIVPDDFEVPFGKARIRKEGADISIITYGNTTHLSLQAAEKLQEEGLSVEVLDLRSLVPMDEEAIIKTVKKTNKVLIVHEDKVHGGFGGEVASFIMENAFEYLDAPVRRVGSTFTPVGFNRILEKAILPNTEKIYNAVKELVKY; from the coding sequence ATGACAGATAAAGACATCCCAAAAATTTATTCAATAAAAAAGACGCCAAAAGAAACACTCGAAAAATGGTTCCGTTTGCTATCAGTCGGGCGTGCAATTGACGATAAAGCCCCAAACTATCTGAAACAAGCCATCGGATGGTCATATCATGCACCCTACGCGGGGCACGACGGGATTCAGCTTGCAGTTGGACAGGTTTTTGAAAAAAATAAAGATCATTTGTTTTTATATTACCGTGAAATGCTGACAGCACTTTCAGCGGGAATGACGGCGGAAGAAATTATTCTAAATGGTATTTCAAAAGCAACAGATCCATCAAGTGGAGGAAGACACATGTCGAACCATCTGGCAAAACCGGAGTGGAATATTCATAGTGTTTCTTCGTCAACCGGTAACCACACATTACATGCTGTCGGAACAGCAAGAGCCATTAAATACTATGGGGAAAAAGCGGTTTCAATTAGTGGTCAGGGAGAATCTTCAGTTAGTGAAGGCTATGTTTATGAAGCCATCAACGGAGCTGATAAGGAAGAATTGCCTGTAATTTTTGTTATCCAGGATAATGGATATGGAATTTCGGTCCCTAAAAAAGACCAGACTGCACAACGGAAGGTTGCCAATAACTTCAAAGGATTCAAAAATCTGAGAATCATTCATTGTAACGGGAAAGATGTTTTTGACTCGATGAATGCAATGGAAGAGGCTAAAAAATATGCTATAGAAGAATCAAAACCAGTGATTGTTCAAGCCAATTGTGTGCGTATGCACTCACATTCCAATTCCGATGACCACCTGCTGTATCGCAGCCAATCAGAACGGAATTATGTGGAAGAATATGATCCGCTTGCAAAGTTTAAACGTTTGTTAATTAGGTATAAACGTTTCACTGAAGAGGAAATTCAAACGCTGGAAGAAGATACCAAAAAAACGATAAAAGCGGCGCATAAAGCTGCGATGTCAGCACCCGATCCTGCTCCGGAATCCGTTTTGGATTTTGTAGTGCCTGAACCGTATGTTTCTCAAAAATATCCTGATGGATTACACAATGCAGAGGGAGAAAAAAAGAAAATGATTACGGCTTTGAATGAAACCTTAAAAGCTGAATTCAGAGAGAATCCTGATACGTTTATCTGGGGGCAGGATATGGCCAACAAGGATAAAGGAGGCATATTTAATGTTTCAAAAGGAATGCAGCAGGAATTTGGCGCGGAAAGGGTGTTTAACGCTCCAATTGCTGAAGACTTTATTGTTGGTACCGCAAACGGAATGTCGCGCTATAATGAAAAAATAAGGGTAGTAGTTGAAGGAGCTGAGTTCGCTGATTATTTCTGGCCGGCAATGGAACAGTATGTCGATACCAGTCATGATTACTGGCGATCGAATGGAAAATTTAGTCCAAATGTGACCATTCGCCTTGCTTCAGGAGGGTATATCGGAGGAGGAATGTATCACTCACAGAATTTAGAAGGCTCTTTGGCAGCAATACCTGGTGTACGAATAGTTTACCCTTCGTTTGCAGACGATGCTGCCGGGTTGTTGAGAACTTCGATTCGTTCAAAAGGAATGACGATGTTTATGGAGCCCAAGGCTTTATACCAGGCACCACAGGCGGCAACTATTGTTCCCGATGATTTTGAAGTACCATTTGGGAAAGCCAGAATCCGAAAGGAAGGTGCAGATATTTCAATTATTACCTACGGAAATACAACTCATTTGAGTTTGCAGGCAGCAGAAAAATTGCAGGAAGAAGGACTAAGTGTTGAAGTCCTTGACTTGCGTTCGCTGGTACCTATGGATGAAGAAGCAATTATAAAAACGGTGAAAAAAACGAATAAAGTATTGATTGTTCATGAAGATAAAGTCCACGGGGGCTTTGGTGGCGAAGTAGCTTCTTTTATCATGGAAAATGCGTTTGAATATTTGGATGCGCCGGTGCGAAGAGTAGGTTCAACATTTACACCAGTCGGTTTTAACCGTATTCTGGAAAAGGCTATACTTCCCAATACGGAAAAAATATATAATGCCGTAAAAGAATTAGTTAAGTATTAA
- a CDS encoding flavodoxin, protein MSKTAIIYSFHTQKSKKVAEKIVDVFGKEEIDAINAEEITTETFESYDNFILSAPTWFDGELPNYWDEFVPDLEDMDLKNKTFAVFGLGDQKGYPENFCDAIGILVEILEECGAKVIGKIPAEGYTFESSRAQRGDTFVGLPLDQENQARLTQKRIQSWIEQLKEEMK, encoded by the coding sequence ATGAGCAAAACTGCAATAATATATAGTTTTCATACTCAAAAGTCGAAAAAAGTTGCTGAGAAGATTGTTGATGTTTTTGGCAAAGAAGAAATTGACGCCATTAATGCTGAAGAAATTACTACAGAAACCTTTGAAAGCTACGACAATTTTATACTCAGCGCACCAACCTGGTTTGATGGTGAACTTCCAAACTATTGGGACGAATTTGTGCCGGATTTGGAAGATATGGATTTAAAAAATAAAACTTTTGCCGTTTTTGGGTTGGGTGACCAAAAAGGATATCCTGAGAATTTTTGTGATGCAATAGGAATACTGGTTGAAATACTGGAGGAATGCGGGGCTAAGGTGATTGGAAAAATTCCTGCCGAAGGATACACCTTTGAATCGTCTAGAGCACAAAGAGGCGATACTTTTGTCGGATTACCTCTTGATCAGGAAAACCAGGCTCGTTTAACGCAGAAAAGAATTCAGTCCTGGATAGAACAATTAAAAGAGGAAATGAAGTAA
- a CDS encoding energy transducer TonB, giving the protein MKKTEKKFIKLPEYPGGKEALQKYIKENLVYPKEAAANRVEGIVYLVAEINDNGDVEGIQIQKGPGYGCDEEAARLIKNIRFGGVKNRGIRLKTKKRFKIDFKLPPENNIHYKITSKKTKDNIKSKSKTKNYSYSIQIKK; this is encoded by the coding sequence GTGAAAAAGACAGAAAAGAAATTTATTAAACTTCCGGAATACCCGGGAGGAAAAGAAGCGCTACAAAAGTATATAAAAGAAAATTTGGTTTACCCAAAAGAGGCGGCTGCAAATCGTGTTGAAGGTATTGTTTATTTGGTAGCCGAAATAAATGATAATGGCGATGTTGAAGGAATACAAATTCAAAAAGGGCCGGGCTACGGGTGTGATGAAGAAGCCGCCCGGTTAATTAAAAACATTCGTTTTGGAGGAGTTAAAAACCGGGGAATACGGCTAAAGACAAAAAAAAGGTTCAAAATAGATTTTAAACTGCCGCCTGAAAATAATATCCATTATAAAATTACCAGTAAGAAAACGAAAGATAACATTAAAAGCAAATCCAAAACAAAGAATTATTCTTACTCAATTCAGATTAAGAAATAA